From the Clupea harengus chromosome 15, Ch_v2.0.2, whole genome shotgun sequence genome, one window contains:
- the si:ch211-278j3.3 gene encoding E3 ubiquitin-protein ligase RNF19B isoform X1, whose amino-acid sequence MKRPKQQSQALSFLSFFSRKPKSDPRIERPSGAVSQEVVITLTPNEQEPAEQDQNTATESQGEMAGGVDGCGEGGGEGGREGEVTAACCTGNQDEGLTAPAAAALSGAAPSGADCGSGSGSTGLLALSLSSQDQLQMEHLEECPLCLLSQPRGHFPRLSSCPHRACADCLRQYLRIEISESRVGIACPQCPEALALHDVRAILDDSTLLERFEEYQLRRFLAADPDTRWCPAPDCSYAVIAYGCAECPKLSCGREGCDTEFCYHCRQLWHPDQTCDQARRQRARYTTGAEASTLYVFNEESGGDAEEIKACPRCGAYIMKTNDGSCNRMNCTVCACQFCWLCMQEITDVHYLSPSGCTFWGKKPWSQTRKVLWQVGMLLGAPVVISLIAGIAIPVIIVGIPIYMGRKVHGRCKKNNISGSKHYLTVASGVMMSVFVSPVIAAITVGVGVPLMLTYVYGVVPMSLCRNGWCRPQNEQPEAHKIQLEDLANYLLFSHVVSDHWTGQPKPALSDASVQEVSVVLEDVGALPGTSAVLTPCPDSPNDSPPDDCIVGVEHVEQEDEQSEVEAECAFSSSQTFALREGTNIEVRVEIEAQPRGARQPSLSSVLSSRSLSVESLHQSQEPLCASHPALGGDAPPISETDSV is encoded by the exons ATGAAGAGACCCAAGCAGCAGTCGCAGGCTCTCAGCTTCCTCAGCTTCTTCAGCCGCAAGCCCAAATCCGATCCCAGGATCGAGAGGCCCTCCGGAGCTGTAAGCCAAGAGGTGGTCATCACACTAACGCCCAATGAGCAGGAACCAGCAGAACAG gACCAGAACACTGCGACAGAGAGCCAAGGGGAAATGGCTGGCGGTGTGGACGGttgtggagaaggaggaggagagggaggcagggaaggAGAGGTCACCGCTGCCTGCTGCACGGGCAACCAGGACGAGGGGCTCACAGCACCAGCGGCTGCGGCCCTGTCAGGTGCAGCGCCGTCTGGGGCCGACTGTGGCAGCGGCTCGGGCTCCACGGGCCTGCTGGCGCTCTCGCTGTCCAGCCAGGACCAGCTGCAAATGGAACACCTGGAG GAGTGTCCTCTGTGCCTGCTGAGCCAACCCCGTGGTCACTTCCCACGCCTTTCCTCGTGCCCGCACCGCGCATGTGCTGACTGCCTGCGCCAGTACCTGCGCATCGAGATCTCTGAGAGCCGCGTTGGCATCGCCTGCCCACAGTGCCCCGAGGCCCTGGCGCTGCACGACGTTCGTGCCATCCTGGACGACAGCACCCTGCTCGAGCGCTTCGAGGAGTACCAGCTGCGACGCTTCCTGGCAGCAGACCCAGACACGCGCTGGTGCCCTGCGCCCGATTGCAG ctatgCAGTGATTGCCTACGGTTGTGCCGAGTGTCCTAAGCTGAGCTGCGGACGTGAGGGGTGCGACACGGAGTTCTGCTACCACTGCCGCCAGCTGTGGCACCCTGACCAGACCTGTGACCAGGCCAGACGCCAACGAGCCCGATACACCACAGGCGCCGAGGCCTCCACGCTATATGTCTTCAACGAGGAGTCCGGCGGCG ATGCGGAGGAGATCAAGGCCTGTCCGCGGTGCGGCGCATACATCATGAAGACCAACGACGGCAGCTGCAACCGAATGAACTGCACCGTGTGTGCCTGTCAGTTCTGCTGGCTCTGCATGCAGGAGATCACAGATGTGCACTACCTCAG TCCCTCGGGCTGCACGTTCTGGGGGAAGAAGCCGTGGTCGCAGACCCGGAAAGTTCTGTGGCAGGTGGGCATGCTGCTGGGTGCACCGGTGGTCATCTCGCTCATCGCCGGGATTGCCATCCCCGTCATAATCGTGGGCATCCCCATCTACATGGGGCGCAAG GTCCATGGTCGCTGTAAGAAAAACAATATCTCAGGAAGCAAACACTACTTGACTGTGGCCAGTGGAGTTatgatgtctgtgtttgtgtctccagTCATAGCGGCCATTACTGTGG GTGTGGGGGTACCGCTGATGCTGACGTATGTCTATGGTGTGGTGCCGATGTCGCTCTGTCGAAACGGGTGGTGCCGACCGCAAAACGAACAGCCCGAGGCGCATAAAATCCAGCTGGAGGACTTAGCCAACT ATCTTCTATTTTCTCATGTAGTCAGTGACCATTGGACCGGTCAGCCCAAACCGGCGCTCAGCGATGCTAGCGTACAGGAAGTCAGCGTCGTCTTGGAAGACGTGGGCGCGTTGCCTGGCACCAGTGCCGTTCTCACGCCGTGCCCTGATTCCCCCAACGACTCCCCGCCGGACGACTGCATCGTGGGCGTGGAACACGTGGAGCAGGAGGACGAACAGTCGGAGGTGGAAGCCGAGTGTGCTTTCAGTAGCAGCCAGACGTTTGCCTTGAG GGAGGGGACCAACATCGAGGTACGGGTGGAGATCGAGGCTCAGCCTCGCGGCGCGAGGCAACCCAGCCTCAGCAGTGTGCTCTCCAGCCGGAGCCTGTCCGTGGAGTCCCTCCACCAATCCCAAGAGCCGCTGTGTGCCTCCCATCCAGCCCTGGGTGGAGACGCCCCGCCCATATCTGAGACGGACAGCGTTTGA
- the si:ch211-278j3.3 gene encoding E3 ubiquitin-protein ligase RNF19B isoform X3, with amino-acid sequence MKRPKQQSQALSFLSFFSRKPKSDPRIERPSGAVSQEVVITLTPNEQEPAEQDQNTATESQGEMAGGVDGCGEGGGEGGREGEVTAACCTGNQDEGLTAPAAAALSGAAPSGADCGSGSGSTGLLALSLSSQDQLQMEHLEECPLCLLSQPRGHFPRLSSCPHRACADCLRQYLRIEISESRVGIACPQCPEALALHDVRAILDDSTLLERFEEYQLRRFLAADPDTRWCPAPDCSYAVIAYGCAECPKLSCGREGCDTEFCYHCRQLWHPDQTCDQARRQRARYTTGAEASTLYVFNEESGGDAEEIKACPRCGAYIMKTNDGSCNRMNCTVCACQFCWLCMQEITDVHYLSPSGCTFWGKKPWSQTRKVLWQVGMLLGAPVVISLIAGIAIPVIIVGIPIYMGRKVHGRCKKNNISGSKHYLTVASGVMMSVFVSPVIAAITVGVGVPLMLTYVYGVVPMSLCRNGWCRPQNEQPEAHKIQLEDLANFSDHWTGQPKPALSDASVQEVSVVLEDVGALPGTSAVLTPCPDSPNDSPPDDCIVGVEHVEQEDEQSEVEAECAFSSSQTFALREGTNIEVRVEIEAQPRGARQPSLSSVLSSRSLSVESLHQSQEPLCASHPALGGDAPPISETDSV; translated from the exons ATGAAGAGACCCAAGCAGCAGTCGCAGGCTCTCAGCTTCCTCAGCTTCTTCAGCCGCAAGCCCAAATCCGATCCCAGGATCGAGAGGCCCTCCGGAGCTGTAAGCCAAGAGGTGGTCATCACACTAACGCCCAATGAGCAGGAACCAGCAGAACAG gACCAGAACACTGCGACAGAGAGCCAAGGGGAAATGGCTGGCGGTGTGGACGGttgtggagaaggaggaggagagggaggcagggaaggAGAGGTCACCGCTGCCTGCTGCACGGGCAACCAGGACGAGGGGCTCACAGCACCAGCGGCTGCGGCCCTGTCAGGTGCAGCGCCGTCTGGGGCCGACTGTGGCAGCGGCTCGGGCTCCACGGGCCTGCTGGCGCTCTCGCTGTCCAGCCAGGACCAGCTGCAAATGGAACACCTGGAG GAGTGTCCTCTGTGCCTGCTGAGCCAACCCCGTGGTCACTTCCCACGCCTTTCCTCGTGCCCGCACCGCGCATGTGCTGACTGCCTGCGCCAGTACCTGCGCATCGAGATCTCTGAGAGCCGCGTTGGCATCGCCTGCCCACAGTGCCCCGAGGCCCTGGCGCTGCACGACGTTCGTGCCATCCTGGACGACAGCACCCTGCTCGAGCGCTTCGAGGAGTACCAGCTGCGACGCTTCCTGGCAGCAGACCCAGACACGCGCTGGTGCCCTGCGCCCGATTGCAG ctatgCAGTGATTGCCTACGGTTGTGCCGAGTGTCCTAAGCTGAGCTGCGGACGTGAGGGGTGCGACACGGAGTTCTGCTACCACTGCCGCCAGCTGTGGCACCCTGACCAGACCTGTGACCAGGCCAGACGCCAACGAGCCCGATACACCACAGGCGCCGAGGCCTCCACGCTATATGTCTTCAACGAGGAGTCCGGCGGCG ATGCGGAGGAGATCAAGGCCTGTCCGCGGTGCGGCGCATACATCATGAAGACCAACGACGGCAGCTGCAACCGAATGAACTGCACCGTGTGTGCCTGTCAGTTCTGCTGGCTCTGCATGCAGGAGATCACAGATGTGCACTACCTCAG TCCCTCGGGCTGCACGTTCTGGGGGAAGAAGCCGTGGTCGCAGACCCGGAAAGTTCTGTGGCAGGTGGGCATGCTGCTGGGTGCACCGGTGGTCATCTCGCTCATCGCCGGGATTGCCATCCCCGTCATAATCGTGGGCATCCCCATCTACATGGGGCGCAAG GTCCATGGTCGCTGTAAGAAAAACAATATCTCAGGAAGCAAACACTACTTGACTGTGGCCAGTGGAGTTatgatgtctgtgtttgtgtctccagTCATAGCGGCCATTACTGTGG GTGTGGGGGTACCGCTGATGCTGACGTATGTCTATGGTGTGGTGCCGATGTCGCTCTGTCGAAACGGGTGGTGCCGACCGCAAAACGAACAGCCCGAGGCGCATAAAATCCAGCTGGAGGACTTAGCCAACT TCAGTGACCATTGGACCGGTCAGCCCAAACCGGCGCTCAGCGATGCTAGCGTACAGGAAGTCAGCGTCGTCTTGGAAGACGTGGGCGCGTTGCCTGGCACCAGTGCCGTTCTCACGCCGTGCCCTGATTCCCCCAACGACTCCCCGCCGGACGACTGCATCGTGGGCGTGGAACACGTGGAGCAGGAGGACGAACAGTCGGAGGTGGAAGCCGAGTGTGCTTTCAGTAGCAGCCAGACGTTTGCCTTGAG GGAGGGGACCAACATCGAGGTACGGGTGGAGATCGAGGCTCAGCCTCGCGGCGCGAGGCAACCCAGCCTCAGCAGTGTGCTCTCCAGCCGGAGCCTGTCCGTGGAGTCCCTCCACCAATCCCAAGAGCCGCTGTGTGCCTCCCATCCAGCCCTGGGTGGAGACGCCCCGCCCATATCTGAGACGGACAGCGTTTGA
- the si:ch211-278j3.3 gene encoding E3 ubiquitin-protein ligase RNF19B isoform X2, giving the protein MKRPKQQSQALSFLSFFSRKPKSDPRIERPSGAVSQEVVITLTPNEQEPAEQNTATESQGEMAGGVDGCGEGGGEGGREGEVTAACCTGNQDEGLTAPAAAALSGAAPSGADCGSGSGSTGLLALSLSSQDQLQMEHLEECPLCLLSQPRGHFPRLSSCPHRACADCLRQYLRIEISESRVGIACPQCPEALALHDVRAILDDSTLLERFEEYQLRRFLAADPDTRWCPAPDCSYAVIAYGCAECPKLSCGREGCDTEFCYHCRQLWHPDQTCDQARRQRARYTTGAEASTLYVFNEESGGDAEEIKACPRCGAYIMKTNDGSCNRMNCTVCACQFCWLCMQEITDVHYLSPSGCTFWGKKPWSQTRKVLWQVGMLLGAPVVISLIAGIAIPVIIVGIPIYMGRKVHGRCKKNNISGSKHYLTVASGVMMSVFVSPVIAAITVGVGVPLMLTYVYGVVPMSLCRNGWCRPQNEQPEAHKIQLEDLANYLLFSHVVSDHWTGQPKPALSDASVQEVSVVLEDVGALPGTSAVLTPCPDSPNDSPPDDCIVGVEHVEQEDEQSEVEAECAFSSSQTFALREGTNIEVRVEIEAQPRGARQPSLSSVLSSRSLSVESLHQSQEPLCASHPALGGDAPPISETDSV; this is encoded by the exons ATGAAGAGACCCAAGCAGCAGTCGCAGGCTCTCAGCTTCCTCAGCTTCTTCAGCCGCAAGCCCAAATCCGATCCCAGGATCGAGAGGCCCTCCGGAGCTGTAAGCCAAGAGGTGGTCATCACACTAACGCCCAATGAGCAGGAACCAGCAGAACAG AACACTGCGACAGAGAGCCAAGGGGAAATGGCTGGCGGTGTGGACGGttgtggagaaggaggaggagagggaggcagggaaggAGAGGTCACCGCTGCCTGCTGCACGGGCAACCAGGACGAGGGGCTCACAGCACCAGCGGCTGCGGCCCTGTCAGGTGCAGCGCCGTCTGGGGCCGACTGTGGCAGCGGCTCGGGCTCCACGGGCCTGCTGGCGCTCTCGCTGTCCAGCCAGGACCAGCTGCAAATGGAACACCTGGAG GAGTGTCCTCTGTGCCTGCTGAGCCAACCCCGTGGTCACTTCCCACGCCTTTCCTCGTGCCCGCACCGCGCATGTGCTGACTGCCTGCGCCAGTACCTGCGCATCGAGATCTCTGAGAGCCGCGTTGGCATCGCCTGCCCACAGTGCCCCGAGGCCCTGGCGCTGCACGACGTTCGTGCCATCCTGGACGACAGCACCCTGCTCGAGCGCTTCGAGGAGTACCAGCTGCGACGCTTCCTGGCAGCAGACCCAGACACGCGCTGGTGCCCTGCGCCCGATTGCAG ctatgCAGTGATTGCCTACGGTTGTGCCGAGTGTCCTAAGCTGAGCTGCGGACGTGAGGGGTGCGACACGGAGTTCTGCTACCACTGCCGCCAGCTGTGGCACCCTGACCAGACCTGTGACCAGGCCAGACGCCAACGAGCCCGATACACCACAGGCGCCGAGGCCTCCACGCTATATGTCTTCAACGAGGAGTCCGGCGGCG ATGCGGAGGAGATCAAGGCCTGTCCGCGGTGCGGCGCATACATCATGAAGACCAACGACGGCAGCTGCAACCGAATGAACTGCACCGTGTGTGCCTGTCAGTTCTGCTGGCTCTGCATGCAGGAGATCACAGATGTGCACTACCTCAG TCCCTCGGGCTGCACGTTCTGGGGGAAGAAGCCGTGGTCGCAGACCCGGAAAGTTCTGTGGCAGGTGGGCATGCTGCTGGGTGCACCGGTGGTCATCTCGCTCATCGCCGGGATTGCCATCCCCGTCATAATCGTGGGCATCCCCATCTACATGGGGCGCAAG GTCCATGGTCGCTGTAAGAAAAACAATATCTCAGGAAGCAAACACTACTTGACTGTGGCCAGTGGAGTTatgatgtctgtgtttgtgtctccagTCATAGCGGCCATTACTGTGG GTGTGGGGGTACCGCTGATGCTGACGTATGTCTATGGTGTGGTGCCGATGTCGCTCTGTCGAAACGGGTGGTGCCGACCGCAAAACGAACAGCCCGAGGCGCATAAAATCCAGCTGGAGGACTTAGCCAACT ATCTTCTATTTTCTCATGTAGTCAGTGACCATTGGACCGGTCAGCCCAAACCGGCGCTCAGCGATGCTAGCGTACAGGAAGTCAGCGTCGTCTTGGAAGACGTGGGCGCGTTGCCTGGCACCAGTGCCGTTCTCACGCCGTGCCCTGATTCCCCCAACGACTCCCCGCCGGACGACTGCATCGTGGGCGTGGAACACGTGGAGCAGGAGGACGAACAGTCGGAGGTGGAAGCCGAGTGTGCTTTCAGTAGCAGCCAGACGTTTGCCTTGAG GGAGGGGACCAACATCGAGGTACGGGTGGAGATCGAGGCTCAGCCTCGCGGCGCGAGGCAACCCAGCCTCAGCAGTGTGCTCTCCAGCCGGAGCCTGTCCGTGGAGTCCCTCCACCAATCCCAAGAGCCGCTGTGTGCCTCCCATCCAGCCCTGGGTGGAGACGCCCCGCCCATATCTGAGACGGACAGCGTTTGA